AGGTTTCTcctgggggggttgtggggatTTTGTATAATTTAGGCAGAGCTATGGCACAGGCCACCCCTCGGACCGGCTGCTGCAGGACGGGGCTTCTCTGGCAGCACCGACGGGGACATGGCAGCCACCCATCCCAGGGATGCAAACATGGAAAGACCCAAAACATCGAGGTTTGGAGAgtccctgtcccctgcaggcACAGCAAATCTGCTAGGaacaggggtgggggggaagaaaaggctcCGAGTcccaaaatgatttaaaaaaaaaaatccattaaaccAATCGCTGTTCTCCAAGCCAGCAAAGGCAGGATCTCTCCATATCACTGAAGAGCCCGTTCAAGATGATTTTGAAGGTTTTACTCATTAAAAAGGAGCCACCGACCAACCAAGTGAGCACTCGGTTCATAAATAAGCAGCCAGGGAGCTGCGGCAGCGAGTGGGAGGCAGCAGCGTGCCCGGGCCCTGCTCCGATGGGGATTTGGGTAGGAAAGGGGGTTTtggccacccccctgcccctgtTCAGCTCCCACCCAGCTTTGACAGGACACCAGCACCAcggcgggggctggggagaggtggtttgggtctgctgcctgcagggaggcTGTGCCGGAGGGAAACCCCATCCCACAAGCCATAGGGAGGCCAAGAAAAACCACAGCCTGAGGACCGAGAGGTGGGCAAAGCCGCTGGCTCCCCTTCTCCAGGTCCTTCCTGAAGGCACCCTTGCACTGCCGCATCACTGCCCCACAGCATTCTCCAGTCTCATCCCACCCCTGGTCCAGGAGAGCATCCAAAGAGCCCCCAGGTCGTGGCTGGGACCCGAGAGGTGAGGGAGTGAAGCCTCGTAAACCACCACGGCGAAGGTTTTCCAGCTGGGTACAGCCTcagggggggagaaaaacagcACATGCAACTAATTCAACGTTTGGGAGGGTGCAGGGGCCGCTCGAGGGCTATGTACAAGGCAGGCGCCGGGCGGGAGAGTGCAGAGGCTGGGCACAGATAACCCCCACCGCCGAAACGTGGCTGAGAGCTTTGGGAGCCAGCAAGGGGGGAGATGAGAATTCAAGTGTCTCCCGTGTGGCACAGTGCTTCCCAGGACTCTCCTTCAGGACGACAGTCCATGGCTGGGGATGCTCCCACCACGTGGGGAACACAGCCCGGCAGCCGAGACgtgagggagagggggggaaggcaGCTAAAAACGTACCTGGTGGACAAAAGCATCTGTGAAAGACGAGTATGTCCCCCAAAATGCTCCCACACCCTGAACAACCACCCGTGCCATTCTCCTGAGCCCTGTGGTGCCACCAGATTTGGTGGCAGGGCTATCCCATGGGACTCTGCTGGTGGGAAAGCTGGTGGTagagctgctgggggggtggctggggggatCTGTGGTGCACTTTCAGGGGGCCAGCTGGAAGACCAGGACTGGCCACAGGCAGGGCGAGGGCTCTGCTGGCACCCCTGGGTGCCGCTCTCAGGAGAGACAGGACTGGTCCCCTGGAGGGACAGACGCAGCTGGAAGACTCGAATGTGCACCTACGGGATGGTGACGGCCACCGGAGCCAGGAGCAGCCACGTTTCATGCTCCTGGCGCCCACTAGCACGGCTCAGAGCCCTGCCACGGCGAGGCTGGAGGGATGCCCGAGGAAGGGGCACCGCCAGCATCCTGTCATCACCCCACGCTGGCACCACCACCCAGCACATCGTCCCATCTGAACCAGCCAAGGCTTGGTGAAATGTCTCTGCCAGCACCTTCGGGAGAACCGGAGccgagggggacagcggggagggcGAAGGGGCAGGGAAATTTGTGCTGATTTAGAGACGGGGTGTAGAAGGCCAGGGCCACGTGTTCGAGGTGGGGGGTGCTGCCCTCCAATTCCTCTGAGCtcaccccagagctgctgggtggggggggaaaggtaTCCCAAAAGCCAAGTCTCTTGTCGGGAGATGCTCCGCTCGCCCTCCTGAGACGGCTCCGCTGGTGCCCGCAGGCTCCTCTTGCCAACGGGACGGTGCCGCTTCATTAAACACAGGCCAGAAGTCTTAATGAGTGATGGGGGGACCCAGCACCTCCCCTGGCCGCATCTGGAGGCAATGCCCCATCCTGCTCCGGGGCTGCTCCGCAAAAACCGGCCCCTCGGTGGGGAGGCCAGCCCTCGGCGTCCCGCGGCGAGGACGGCGGCGTCCCTGGTGCCAGGAGCAGCTCCGGGTCTATAGGTTCTCGCCGGGCTGGTACTGGGGCTCTGTCGAGGTGAAGTAGtcctccaggaaagcctgcaggtaCTCGAAGGTGGGTCGCTCCTCCGGGTCCTTCCGCCAGCACTGGCACATGAGGTCGTGCAGGGACTCGGGGCACTCGGGCGGGCAGGGCATGCGGTATCCCCGCTCCACCTGGTCCAGCACCTCCCGGTTCACCATCCCTGTGTGCGGGCAGAGACACAGCGCCGAGTGAGAGATAGGCCAGATCCTGCACCCTGCCTTTCCCGGACGGGAGACCGAGGGCATCACCCTGGGACGAGCCTTACAGGCAACCCCAGTGACTTGACGCAGGGAAAGAGGGACCCCCCAGCCCAACAGCACTCGTCCCCGCCATCCCATCACCTTACTTGGAgaccaaagtgggacagggtggctgTGACCTTGCatcccagccaggctctgctcgCCCTGGGAGGGCAGGACTCAAACTGGGCAGCGGCAGCTCACTCCTGAGCCCACCCTCTCTGCCCAAATAGCAGGAGAAACTTTGCACCAGTTTGCTCCTCCACAAAGATGGCTCTGGGGGCCACAGAGTGCCAGGAGTGAGGGCTGGGCGAGGGTGGCTGGCCCTGGGGCACCGTGATGGGGTATCTGCTGTCAGGTGCCAGCTCTTACCTGGGTACGGCACTCTGCCCTTGGTGGTCAGCTCGGTCAAGAGGATGCCGAAGGACCAGACATCAGACTTGATGGTAAACCTGCCGTACAGAGCAGCTTCGGGGGCCGTCCACTTGATGGGGAACTTCGCACCTGGAtggagagggagggtgaggggctgCTCCTGGCCCCAGGGTACCCGAGGGCACATGGGCTGTGAGTGCCTCCAGGACCCCCATGTGCTGGCTCCAGATGCAACGCACGCCCCTGGGGACCGGGGACCACGGAGTGGCCATTGCTCTGGTGCCACCTGCCTGGGCACGGTGCCGGCAGCCCCGGGCACGCACCTTGCCGAGCGGTGTACTCGTTGTCCTCGATGAGCCGTGCCAAGCCGAAGTCAGCCACTTTGCACACCAGGTTCTCCCCCACGAGGATGTTGGCTGCCCGCAGGTCCCGGTGGACATAGTTCATCCTTTCCACATAAGCCATGCCAGATGCGATCTGTGGGGACCGGGACATGGGGCATTGAGGCTGGCGGGGTGACACAAGGGTCCCCCAGGAGTGCCTGGCACCACTGAGAGGAATGGCTCCGCAGTGGGACCTAACCCGGGATGTGGGAGCAGCTGGTTGCTCAGGAAAACCCAAGGAGATGCAGGTTTGCTGGCCAGGGAGAGCGGGCAGCAACAGGAATGGGCGAAATGATGGTCCCTGACTGCAACCCAGCTCCAGCTGAGCACCCAGCGGGGACGGCAGCACCTAACCCAAGCCAAGCGAGGCTGTGGAGCACCCCACCACCCTGCCACCCGACAGCCACGACAGCCCAGCGAGGTGCTCGGGCAGCCTGTGCCCTTGCAGGGGGATGCAGGAGGCCCGGGGATGCGCAAACCCACCTGAGCTGCCATATCCACGAGCTGGGGCAGCCGCAGGTACTTGCCCATCTCACCCTTCAGGAAGTCCAGGAGGCTCCCTGCGAGGAAGACCATGGTCATGGCAATCCGGAGGAGCAGAGTCCCTCAGCCGCCCCCCCAGTATCCCTCCTGCGCTCACCCTTGCTCATGTACTCGGTGACGATATAAATGGGCTCCTCCGAAACCACAGCGTAGAGCTGAACCAACTTCTCATGCCGGAGCTTCTTCATGACTTGGGCTTCCTGCAGGAAGGCCTCCGGGGACATGGTGCCGGGCTTCAGCGTCTTGATTGCCACCCGGGTGGTGCCATTCCAGGTCCCTGTGGCACAGGACGCATTTATGGAGCACATGGCCGTGTCCCTCACCTGCTCCCCTACCCCACTGCAGGTTCCGGGCAACTGCAgatggctggggagaggaggcaggtggTGACACCGGGGGGACAGCAGGGTGGGAGCAGTCCTTACCCATCCACACCTCTCCGAAGCAGCCCTGTCCCAGCTTGACCTCCAGCCGCAGCGATTCCCGGGGGATCTCCCAGGCATCCTTGGCAAGACCTTGGGTCTGGGGCTTGGACGTGGGGCAGACATTGGTGAGACGGTGGCACAAGCCGTCGGCGTGTTCTAGTGCAGGAGGGGACACCACCAGGGTGACACTTGGGCATTTCGGCACGTGATGTCTTTACCCCACATCTTCCCAGCAAAACACCTCGGGGACCCGTACCCAAACCCTCACCCTCTTCCCTAAAACCAGCTTTTCACCAGGGTCCCCCCCAACTGGTTTGCAGCCCGCCCAGCAGCAAGGGCAGGCACAGCACCCAGGGTGTCACCCAGACCCCAAGGGGACCCCAAGTGGCTACCCACTGGAGTAATAGgccaccagctgctgcaggctgTTGAACTGGGTGCGGGAGGTGATGTAGAAGCCGCCACTGTCCAACTTGCGGATCTTGTAGTGCTTCACGTTGAGCCCCTTGGCGTTGTCGAAGTCCGAGACGGAGAGGCAGTAGGCACCTGCGGGCAGGACAGAGGGGTTGTGGGGGAGATGCACCGCAGATGGGTGCTCCCCACAGCGTCCCCACGGACTGTGTCCCCCCCGCAGGCTGGCACCGAGGAAGAGACCCCGCTGGGTTTGGCGGGTCCCAGCAGGCAGGAAGGTGAGCAGCCCCCGGGGCAAAGGGATGAACATGGCAAAGAGGGGATGCTGAAGCAGGGGAGAGGACCAGACAGGAGGCAGGCTGGGCCACAACTCCAACATCTCGGCATCTCAGAGGGGAGCCAAGGGGCTGGTGGGCCCAGTTCCCTCCTCGACAAATCCCACCGTGGGCATCACTTCGGGTGCGTGTCTCTGCTCGGCCCACACGAGAGCAACACCGCGCTGCTGGGGCCCCAAATAACCAAAGGGAAGATTTACGCCACTGCTTCAACGAGCTGTTTCCAccagaataaaataaacagtgaCATCAAAACAGAAAGGAACATCAAGGATCTTTTCCCAAAGGTGCATTTGGAGCCAAACTAAACCACGTTTCCAGGTAAGAAATAGCATCCTCAGGCAGCCAAACCGCGAAGATCACAACTTGCACTTTCAGGAGGTACACAACAGGCATCGAGTTGTTAGACTTGAAAGAAGAACCTAAAGATTCATCAGTGCCTCTGCCTGGTTGCCCAGGAAGCACGTGTTCAAGATTTTGCCACTATATAGGgaccaggaaaaaacaaaagacgTCTACCTGGGGgtgtaaaagaaaaccccaaaccaggcaAATAGAGCATCCTGCTTGGTGGTCCTGCCAGAGCTGGTGGGGCACCCGGCTCCCACCCTGCCATGAGCTGAACCATCTCTTGGAAGGGCCGTgtctctccagccctgtgggCTCACTGCTGTAACGGTGCGTTCGGCACAGAGATGTCACCAGGGATTTAACTGGTGCAtcagctcctgctccctggggaccAGCACTGGCAGGGGAGACCCCAGGATGCTCCCCGTGCCGAGGCGCATCGCTCATCGACCCCAAACATCGGCTCCTGCCTACAAGGGACGAACgactcttttctctttcttcctccccgtGCACCTAAGCTGGGGGAACCGGGACCACGCAGAATGACCGAGGGGACCGGGGTCCCTGTGCggatgcccccccaccccccactcaCCTTTCGTGGTCTCACTCTCCCGGACCAAGAAGGTTCCTCGGGGGTTTTCGGGGTTGAGCAGCAGCCGCTCGGATTCCCGGCGGGTGATCTTCCCAAAATACCACCTGCAAGAGCAAGTCAGCGGCTCAGCACCCAGCACTCGCC
The genomic region above belongs to Larus michahellis chromosome 12, bLarMic1.1, whole genome shotgun sequence and contains:
- the SRC gene encoding proto-oncogene tyrosine-protein kinase Src isoform X2 translates to MRGDAVPGQGQDGQTFRQLMLEQTPEVVLFPSGQASVAQALEGSLIIIIMMIIIIAITKEALCMCVCRLQPGTMGSSKSKPKDPSQRRRSLEPTDNTHHGGYPASQTPSKAAAPDAHRTPSRSFGTMAAESKLFGGFNTSDTVTSPQRAGALAGGVTTFVALYDYESRTETDLSFKKGERLQIVNNTEGDWWLAHSLTTGQTGYIPSNYVAPSDSIQAEEWYFGKITRRESERLLLNPENPRGTFLVRESETTKGAYCLSVSDFDNAKGLNVKHYKIRKLDSGGFYITSRTQFNSLQQLVAYYSKHADGLCHRLTNVCPTSKPQTQGLAKDAWEIPRESLRLEVKLGQGCFGEVWMGTWNGTTRVAIKTLKPGTMSPEAFLQEAQVMKKLRHEKLVQLYAVVSEEPIYIVTEYMSKGSLLDFLKGEMGKYLRLPQLVDMAAQIASGMAYVERMNYVHRDLRAANILVGENLVCKVADFGLARLIEDNEYTARQGAKFPIKWTAPEAALYGRFTIKSDVWSFGILLTELTTKGRVPYPGMVNREVLDQVERGYRMPCPPECPESLHDLMCQCWRKDPEERPTFEYLQAFLEDYFTSTEPQYQPGENL
- the SRC gene encoding proto-oncogene tyrosine-protein kinase Src isoform X3, with translation MGSSKSKPKDPSQRRRSLEPTDNTHHGGYPASQTPSKAAAPDAHRTPSRSFGTMAAESKLFGGFNTSDTVTSPQRAGALAGGVTTFVALYDYESRTETDLSFKKGERLQIVNNTRKVDVREGDWWLAHSLTTGQTGYIPSNYVAPSDSIQAEEWYFGKITRRESERLLLNPENPRGTFLVRESETTKGAYCLSVSDFDNAKGLNVKHYKIRKLDSGGFYITSRTQFNSLQQLVAYYSKHADGLCHRLTNVCPTSKPQTQGLAKDAWEIPRESLRLEVKLGQGCFGEVWMGTWNGTTRVAIKTLKPGTMSPEAFLQEAQVMKKLRHEKLVQLYAVVSEEPIYIVTEYMSKGSLLDFLKGEMGKYLRLPQLVDMAAQIASGMAYVERMNYVHRDLRAANILVGENLVCKVADFGLARLIEDNEYTARQGAKFPIKWTAPEAALYGRFTIKSDVWSFGILLTELTTKGRVPYPGMVNREVLDQVERGYRMPCPPECPESLHDLMCQCWRKDPEERPTFEYLQAFLEDYFTSTEPQYQPGENL
- the SRC gene encoding proto-oncogene tyrosine-protein kinase Src isoform X1 yields the protein MRGDAVPGQGQDGQTFRQLMLEQTPEVVLFPSGQASVAQALEGSLIIIIMMIIIIAITKEALCMCVCRLQPGTMGSSKSKPKDPSQRRRSLEPTDNTHHGGYPASQTPSKAAAPDAHRTPSRSFGTMAAESKLFGGFNTSDTVTSPQRAGALAGGVTTFVALYDYESRTETDLSFKKGERLQIVNNTRKVDVREGDWWLAHSLTTGQTGYIPSNYVAPSDSIQAEEWYFGKITRRESERLLLNPENPRGTFLVRESETTKGAYCLSVSDFDNAKGLNVKHYKIRKLDSGGFYITSRTQFNSLQQLVAYYSKHADGLCHRLTNVCPTSKPQTQGLAKDAWEIPRESLRLEVKLGQGCFGEVWMGTWNGTTRVAIKTLKPGTMSPEAFLQEAQVMKKLRHEKLVQLYAVVSEEPIYIVTEYMSKGSLLDFLKGEMGKYLRLPQLVDMAAQIASGMAYVERMNYVHRDLRAANILVGENLVCKVADFGLARLIEDNEYTARQGAKFPIKWTAPEAALYGRFTIKSDVWSFGILLTELTTKGRVPYPGMVNREVLDQVERGYRMPCPPECPESLHDLMCQCWRKDPEERPTFEYLQAFLEDYFTSTEPQYQPGENL